In Elusimicrobiaceae bacterium, a genomic segment contains:
- the lptC gene encoding LPS export ABC transporter periplasmic protein LptC, which yields MKRFVFFLGLVALVGTPLWSAPRTLPAPEKEDGIIYFSADEASAEPSAKKINLKGNVHIVQQTPDGQLRTATGEDITFDQLNTTISSKGPMKVEGMGGTVEGNNVSVNYQTKDFYAENIQTEYPPLRILSAQSISSDNGTQRLKKAVLTCCDLTPPHYTITLGNLKVSPEKRLFGTNAVFRLGNVPVMWLPVYWRSLESKKPWTTYVDFTQSNDTGFGLLTSNVLTEVPIFRPKINLDYYTKSGVGMGLELMAKETETLKGTGEVYYINDHAEPDKDRTVDGHPFQLQNTKRWGIRGGYWWEMYDSSDHFNNPDGALYQFQTQFRMVSDPYFNDSFFRGNPYIFMPDQQTNFSLSRQSRKSTLRVSYTQQDIFDWKKGDFIAQERNLPQLEYTILPFKDPLLGLTHHMELQFNNTSLMEESWHRQGNARWTTEKSIRISRNLTFLPSIFYDQHVTLEDPQYQDKNAWVGRVGTKLNMQTNTLLGSTDFGYEYTRRLSTGTIHLDHTSADRGEEVNRLYIQNYFRPTFQTYIRLGAGFSLINHDGQEKSWQHLKQRIEPFLAEAGYTTSNGAIHLFVRDLYDIAQHNQALIAQSNFSFWGQYLALGMSNFQDHIDASSRYQTFSDRYFFTSLLGLHFPNTSWQVSLGTDFQLEKGSLQAYNKLLRLTKHFHDATAEITVRDRNDNLSFAFRINILCGQDKNAQKKTQSQDQYYYPWRSENDLRDM from the coding sequence ATGAAACGTTTTGTCTTCTTTCTCGGTCTAGTGGCATTGGTCGGCACTCCTTTGTGGAGCGCTCCGCGTACCTTGCCTGCCCCCGAGAAAGAAGATGGGATTATTTATTTTTCTGCCGATGAGGCCTCGGCCGAACCTTCCGCTAAAAAAATTAACTTAAAAGGTAATGTACATATCGTCCAACAAACACCGGACGGACAATTACGTACGGCAACGGGAGAAGACATTACCTTTGACCAACTCAACACCACCATTTCCTCCAAAGGCCCCATGAAAGTGGAGGGCATGGGTGGCACGGTGGAAGGAAATAACGTTTCCGTCAATTATCAAACTAAAGATTTTTACGCCGAGAATATACAAACCGAATACCCCCCTTTACGGATTCTATCGGCTCAATCCATTTCTTCAGACAACGGTACACAACGATTAAAAAAAGCGGTATTAACTTGCTGTGATTTAACGCCGCCGCACTATACCATCACTTTAGGAAATCTAAAGGTGTCCCCGGAAAAACGTCTTTTTGGTACCAATGCGGTCTTTAGACTGGGCAATGTTCCGGTCATGTGGCTTCCGGTGTATTGGCGCTCTTTAGAAAGTAAAAAACCGTGGACTACTTATGTAGATTTTACGCAAAGCAATGATACCGGTTTTGGATTGCTGACTTCTAACGTATTAACCGAAGTCCCTATTTTCCGGCCCAAAATTAATTTAGATTATTACACCAAATCCGGCGTCGGAATGGGACTAGAACTCATGGCCAAAGAAACCGAAACTTTGAAAGGAACCGGTGAAGTCTATTATATTAATGACCATGCAGAGCCGGACAAAGACCGCACTGTAGATGGGCATCCTTTCCAATTACAAAACACCAAACGTTGGGGCATACGCGGCGGATACTGGTGGGAAATGTATGATAGTTCGGACCATTTCAATAACCCAGATGGGGCCTTGTATCAATTCCAGACACAATTCCGCATGGTATCAGACCCTTATTTTAACGACTCCTTTTTCCGCGGAAACCCCTATATTTTTATGCCGGACCAGCAAACCAACTTTTCGCTTTCCCGCCAAAGCCGGAAATCTACCCTGCGCGTAAGCTATACCCAACAAGATATTTTTGATTGGAAAAAAGGCGATTTTATTGCACAAGAACGTAATCTACCACAGCTTGAATATACGATCTTGCCCTTCAAAGATCCTTTACTCGGCTTAACCCACCACATGGAATTGCAATTTAATAACACTTCTCTTATGGAAGAGAGTTGGCATCGGCAAGGAAATGCGCGCTGGACTACCGAGAAATCCATCCGTATTTCTCGTAATTTAACCTTTTTGCCTAGTATATTTTATGACCAACACGTCACCTTAGAGGATCCGCAATATCAGGATAAAAATGCATGGGTAGGCCGCGTGGGAACCAAATTGAATATGCAAACCAATACTCTGCTGGGCTCTACCGATTTTGGCTACGAATATACCCGCCGGCTTTCTACCGGTACCATTCATTTAGACCATACCTCGGCCGATCGAGGGGAAGAAGTCAACCGCCTCTACATACAAAATTATTTCCGCCCGACTTTCCAAACCTATATACGCTTGGGAGCCGGATTTAGTCTGATTAATCATGACGGCCAAGAAAAATCGTGGCAGCATCTCAAACAGCGCATTGAACCTTTCTTGGCAGAAGCCGGTTACACCACATCCAACGGTGCCATACACTTATTTGTGCGAGATTTATACGACATTGCCCAACACAATCAAGCCCTCATTGCACAAAGCAATTTCTCTTTCTGGGGCCAATACTTAGCACTGGGTATGTCCAATTTTCAGGACCACATAGACGCTTCCTCCAGATATCAAACTTTTTCGGACCGTTATTTCTTTACCTCTCTGTTAGGATTGCATTTTCCAAATACCTCGTGGCAAGTCAGTTTAGGAACGGATTTCCAATTGGAAAAAGGTAGTTTGCAGGCTTATAACAAGCTACTGCGTTTAACCAAACATTTCCATGACGCTACTGCCGAAATTACCGTCAGAGACCGAAATGACAATTTGTCTTTTGCATTCCGCATTAATATTTTATGCGGGCAAGACAAAAACGCCCAAAAGAAAACCCAAAGCCAAGACCAATACTACTATCCGTGGCGTAGCGAGAACGATCTGCGCGATATGTAG
- a CDS encoding PD40 domain-containing protein, whose protein sequence is MKKLLKRLLTILILGCVASGLFAAPKTDVYIGITSSGGKKLPVIAMPSFIVHGEETVPAAQTVYDTLRADILYARYFDIATDGPEFTANKLKDTLKGWNKQHANYLIGGDISYAAPHYTIKLYVYDVATQSPVFAKAFKGTDSSLRRVAHIASDQIIQTLTGHRGIADTKIAFSNNSTRNKEIYVVDYDGENLKKLTNDKSIALLPRWSKDGRIYYTTYRYRNPDIFAIDLKAGKIAPVIIRNGLSLIGGVSPDGKALVFTSSKGPNPSIYIYNLESGEKKQITNKQSVDGSPSYSPDGKFITFVSNRAGTPQIYVMELATGQTRPLTKNFNWSDSPQWSPTGEWIVFAGRESPYHPFDIFLVDLTGTQLRRLTTDSGSNEDPTWSPDGRFIAFTSTRDGGRRKLFVMDSDGSAPHLVADLPGDSFTPHWSF, encoded by the coding sequence ATGAAAAAATTACTTAAACGCTTACTCACGATCCTTATCTTGGGGTGCGTCGCTAGCGGTTTATTTGCGGCGCCTAAAACCGATGTGTATATCGGCATTACATCTTCCGGCGGGAAAAAGCTGCCGGTAATTGCCATGCCTTCTTTTATCGTACATGGTGAAGAAACGGTACCGGCCGCCCAAACCGTATATGATACGCTGCGGGCCGATATTTTATATGCACGGTATTTTGATATCGCTACGGACGGACCTGAATTTACCGCCAATAAACTAAAAGACACGCTTAAGGGCTGGAATAAACAACACGCCAACTATTTAATCGGCGGGGATATTTCGTATGCGGCGCCGCATTACACCATTAAATTATACGTCTACGATGTGGCTACGCAATCTCCGGTATTTGCTAAAGCGTTTAAGGGAACGGATAGCAGTTTGCGCCGCGTAGCACATATTGCTTCGGACCAAATCATTCAAACGTTGACCGGCCATCGCGGCATTGCCGATACCAAAATTGCTTTCTCTAACAATTCTACCCGTAACAAAGAAATTTATGTGGTAGATTATGACGGGGAAAATTTGAAGAAGTTAACCAATGACAAAAGCATCGCGCTCTTGCCCCGCTGGAGCAAAGACGGCCGCATTTATTACACCACTTATCGCTACCGCAATCCGGATATTTTCGCCATTGATTTGAAAGCGGGCAAAATCGCGCCGGTCATTATCCGCAATGGTTTATCTTTAATCGGGGGGGTGTCTCCCGACGGAAAAGCCTTGGTATTTACCAGCTCCAAAGGTCCCAACCCCAGCATTTACATTTATAATTTAGAAAGCGGAGAAAAGAAACAGATTACCAACAAACAATCTGTGGATGGCTCTCCGTCTTACTCGCCGGACGGTAAATTTATTACCTTTGTATCTAACCGCGCCGGCACGCCTCAAATTTATGTGATGGAACTGGCCACCGGCCAAACCCGTCCGCTTACCAAAAACTTCAACTGGTCTGACAGCCCACAATGGTCGCCTACCGGAGAGTGGATTGTGTTTGCGGGCCGCGAATCGCCATATCATCCGTTTGATATTTTCTTGGTAGATTTGACGGGCACGCAGCTTCGCCGGTTAACCACCGATTCCGGCTCTAACGAAGACCCCACGTGGTCTCCGGACGGACGTTTTATTGCTTTTACCAGCACGCGTGACGGCGGGCGGCGCAAATTATTTGTAATGGATTCGGACGGCAGTGCCCCGCATTTGGTGGCAGACTTGCCGGGCGACAGCTTTACCCCACACTGGTCGTTTTAA
- a CDS encoding OmpA family protein has product MKNLLKVTLVLALAAGLTACKKNVKDDANADMATLSNGAATEMVIEETTVVEVEQAQIALGTIYFALDKATLTADARKVVEANAKAIKAAAGTNYNVVVEGNCDDRGTIAYNIALGEKRANEVKDYYVRLGIPAANITTVSYGKEKPVCYEATQACWAKNRRAETILTAN; this is encoded by the coding sequence ATGAAAAACTTGTTGAAAGTAACCTTAGTGCTCGCCTTGGCCGCCGGTTTAACCGCCTGCAAAAAGAACGTCAAGGACGATGCCAACGCCGATATGGCAACTTTGTCTAACGGCGCCGCCACCGAAATGGTGATTGAAGAAACCACAGTAGTTGAAGTGGAACAAGCGCAAATTGCCTTGGGTACGATTTATTTCGCCTTGGACAAAGCTACCTTGACCGCCGATGCCCGCAAAGTGGTAGAAGCCAATGCTAAAGCCATCAAAGCGGCCGCCGGCACCAACTACAACGTAGTTGTGGAAGGTAACTGCGACGACAGAGGCACCATCGCCTACAACATTGCGTTGGGCGAAAAAAGAGCCAACGAAGTGAAAGATTACTACGTCCGCTTGGGTATTCCGGCTGCTAACATTACCACTGTTTCTTATGGTAAAGAAAAACCGGTTTGCTACGAAGCTACACAAGCTTGCTGGGCTAAAAACCGCCGCGCAGAAACTATCTTAACGGCGAACTAA
- a CDS encoding tyrosine recombinase XerC has product MKEWVEAFLLHLHNQNFSAYTLQNYQRDLQQFMQFCAARKLTRPQDFTLQTVRTFLASLATHQYARNTTLRKIAALRSFANYLLEQGVLETNPFKLLPAPKRERLLPKFLNIQETNRLIDTAGEKGLFACRNRALIELIYSSGLRRSEVTGLKIADIDFFNGVVKVLGKGNKERFVPVTDAALEALRTYLASRPHPQPTDALFLNKNGTALTGDGLAYIFKNLAISSGIARRVSPHSLRHSFATHLLNNGCDLRSLQEMLGHKSLLATQVYTHVSLDKLKSVYEHAHPKNKEPQL; this is encoded by the coding sequence ATGAAGGAATGGGTGGAAGCATTTTTGCTTCATCTGCACAATCAAAATTTTTCCGCATACACGTTGCAAAATTACCAACGGGATTTGCAACAGTTTATGCAATTTTGTGCCGCCCGAAAACTCACCCGTCCGCAAGATTTTACGTTGCAAACCGTGCGTACCTTTTTGGCCTCTTTAGCCACGCATCAATATGCCCGCAATACCACTTTACGCAAGATAGCTGCTTTGCGCAGTTTTGCTAACTATCTACTGGAGCAGGGCGTTTTGGAAACTAATCCTTTCAAATTGTTACCGGCCCCCAAACGGGAACGGTTACTACCTAAATTTTTGAACATACAAGAAACAAACCGTTTAATTGATACCGCCGGCGAAAAAGGCCTCTTTGCTTGCAGAAATCGCGCCCTGATAGAACTTATTTATTCCAGCGGACTACGCCGCAGCGAAGTAACCGGACTTAAAATCGCGGATATTGATTTTTTCAACGGAGTCGTGAAAGTACTCGGCAAGGGTAACAAAGAACGCTTTGTACCCGTGACAGATGCCGCTTTGGAAGCCTTGCGTACGTATTTGGCTTCCCGTCCTCATCCGCAGCCGACTGATGCTCTTTTCTTAAACAAAAACGGCACTGCGCTTACCGGAGATGGTTTAGCGTATATCTTTAAGAATTTGGCTATTTCTTCCGGAATTGCTCGGCGGGTAAGCCCGCATAGCCTACGGCATTCTTTTGCCACTCATTTGCTTAATAATGGTTGTGATTTACGCAGTCTACAAGAAATGCTGGGACACAAAAGTTTACTGGCAACTCAAGTCTATACTCACGTGTCCTTAGATAAGTTAAAAAGCGTGTACGAGCACGCTCATCCCAAGAACAAGGAGCCTCAATTATGA
- a CDS encoding ROK family protein, producing MIGIGVDIGGTFVKLYVMNDKGEILQKDKVETNYEHGAENFLKQIADFINKTKTRYSDQTVAVGVGAPGDVDNQNGVLRYNPNLKFKDVDEWPLADLLLQHTGIRPHVANDATLAAWGVYEKVLNRQANNVLVITLGTGVGGGLILNKELYQGSNGTAGEVGHTKIASTKTGPQCGCGARGCLEAFVGTIGIKRRVMEGVLAHPQSLLAKMVEQEKNFKIELVSRAADKGCPLALKIWEDTGFFLGIGVANICLVLDVDTVVLTGGVSGAAPYFLPAMENVLHHQQIQTPFRKLKLQVSQDPNIGGVGAAMYAIYREMHK from the coding sequence ATGATTGGTATTGGCGTAGATATTGGCGGTACATTTGTAAAACTGTATGTAATGAATGACAAAGGAGAAATCCTGCAAAAAGACAAAGTAGAGACCAACTACGAGCACGGGGCAGAAAATTTCCTAAAGCAAATTGCGGATTTTATCAACAAAACCAAGACGCGCTATTCCGACCAAACTGTAGCTGTTGGAGTAGGAGCTCCGGGAGATGTAGACAATCAGAATGGGGTTCTGCGCTACAACCCGAACTTAAAATTTAAGGACGTTGATGAATGGCCGCTGGCAGATTTATTATTGCAACACACCGGTATCAGACCGCACGTAGCCAATGATGCTACTTTAGCGGCTTGGGGCGTATACGAAAAGGTTCTTAACCGTCAGGCTAATAATGTACTCGTCATTACGCTGGGAACGGGAGTAGGTGGGGGGCTCATCCTAAATAAAGAGCTTTATCAGGGCTCCAACGGTACAGCCGGAGAAGTAGGGCACACCAAAATTGCCAGCACAAAAACAGGCCCGCAATGCGGTTGTGGTGCGCGAGGCTGTTTGGAAGCGTTTGTGGGGACCATTGGCATCAAACGGCGCGTAATGGAAGGCGTTTTGGCTCATCCGCAATCCTTGCTGGCTAAAATGGTGGAACAAGAAAAGAATTTCAAAATCGAACTGGTATCGCGCGCGGCCGATAAAGGCTGCCCGTTGGCCCTTAAAATTTGGGAAGATACCGGCTTTTTCTTGGGTATCGGAGTGGCCAATATCTGCTTGGTGTTGGATGTAGATACGGTAGTTTTGACCGGTGGCGTATCCGGAGCGGCTCCTTATTTCTTGCCGGCTATGGAAAATGTACTGCATCATCAGCAAATCCAAACTCCGTTTAGGAAATTAAAATTGCAGGTATCGCAAGATCCCAACATAGGCGGCGTGGGAGCTGCTATGTATGCTATTTATAGGGAAATGCACAAATAA
- a CDS encoding prepilin-type N-terminal cleavage/methylation domain-containing protein, with protein MQKNKHAFTLVELLVVVLIIGVLSAIAIPMYQGAVDKSHWSTMLPGAKAIKDAEEAIKMSNGEYTNTMANLDVTMENADLTFSLITPNNTSEPNVIRVTNSKLANVRLASYLDDNPKFAGQLHCEAAIGDERANRLCGKLLMGQELTSQDGYTGYLLDQDIDKATCDNANRSWSTSKTKCYKDTATKCDNLGSAAIVGTDLCGVKNGSGIFGDETVCLADMEWGCQGNGVSFTGGTCVGLVGGLHTCSNTTFTNGSICVSNTRGQWGDGACFQSQFTNGSICYANVSGACGTHWQDGQSGKATSYDETSCCCGAYCGSAPSCESRGKSCDPYYMDKNNFLD; from the coding sequence ATGCAAAAGAACAAACATGCCTTCACACTAGTAGAATTACTAGTCGTCGTACTCATTATAGGAGTACTTTCCGCCATTGCTATCCCTATGTATCAAGGGGCAGTGGATAAGAGCCATTGGAGCACGATGTTACCCGGGGCCAAAGCCATTAAAGATGCCGAAGAAGCCATTAAAATGAGCAACGGTGAATATACCAACACCATGGCTAATTTGGATGTAACTATGGAAAATGCTGATTTAACATTTAGCTTAATCACACCTAATAACACCTCTGAGCCGAATGTAATCAGAGTTACAAATAGCAAACTAGCCAATGTAAGACTGGCTAGTTACTTAGATGATAATCCGAAATTCGCCGGACAGTTGCATTGTGAAGCGGCCATCGGAGATGAGCGTGCCAACAGACTTTGTGGAAAATTATTAATGGGGCAAGAATTAACGAGTCAAGACGGCTACACCGGTTATTTATTAGACCAAGACATAGACAAAGCCACGTGTGATAATGCAAATAGAAGTTGGAGTACAAGCAAAACAAAATGTTACAAGGACACTGCCACAAAATGCGATAACCTAGGATCAGCAGCTATAGTTGGGACCGATTTGTGCGGTGTTAAAAATGGATCTGGAATATTTGGAGACGAGACAGTTTGTTTGGCGGATATGGAGTGGGGGTGCCAAGGTAACGGTGTGAGTTTTACGGGAGGAACATGCGTTGGTCTTGTAGGGGGACTTCATACTTGTAGTAATACTACGTTTACGAATGGTAGTATTTGTGTGTCTAATACACGCGGTCAGTGGGGTGACGGAGCCTGTTTTCAAAGTCAATTTACAAATGGTTCAATTTGTTATGCCAATGTATCAGGTGCATGTGGCACACATTGGCAAGACGGACAGAGTGGAAAAGCCACCTCTTACGATGAAACCTCTTGTTGTTGTGGGGCGTATTGCGGGAGTGCTCCATCTTGCGAATCGCGTGGTAAGAGCTGCGACCCGTATTATATGGACAAAAATAATTTTCTGGATTAG
- a CDS encoding tetratricopeptide repeat protein: MNINIKLCCLGGLGLLLSGCIASERDMGTLKLQLKELSETIAVMQTNQAELASQMAELNQNLSVSNENLSQLDGQLFSLSTKLDDINAAVKNAQATPEEPAEKPALLPSEMYNEALAQLNKQAYDVAADGFKLYIDTYPEGENIEQAYIYLGDAYAGQGQTKPAAIAYATVLQKFPKSKLTATARLKYARSIIPLGKTEEAKRYLNSVVQDFARSPEARLAKEELAKLK, from the coding sequence ATGAACATAAATATAAAACTCTGTTGTTTAGGCGGTTTGGGCCTTTTGTTGTCCGGCTGCATCGCCAGCGAGCGGGATATGGGAACGCTCAAATTGCAGCTCAAAGAACTCAGTGAAACGATTGCCGTCATGCAAACCAATCAAGCTGAACTGGCCAGCCAGATGGCGGAACTCAATCAAAACTTGTCTGTATCAAATGAGAATTTATCTCAATTAGACGGTCAACTTTTTAGTTTATCTACTAAATTAGATGACATTAATGCCGCTGTAAAAAATGCTCAAGCGACCCCGGAAGAGCCTGCTGAAAAGCCGGCCCTGTTGCCTTCGGAAATGTATAACGAGGCATTGGCTCAGTTAAATAAACAAGCATACGACGTAGCGGCAGACGGATTTAAGTTGTACATTGACACCTATCCGGAAGGCGAAAATATAGAACAAGCCTACATTTATTTAGGGGATGCCTATGCCGGTCAGGGGCAAACCAAACCGGCGGCCATTGCCTATGCCACGGTGCTTCAAAAATTTCCTAAAAGTAAATTAACTGCTACCGCACGTTTGAAATATGCGCGCAGTATTATTCCTTTAGGCAAGACGGAAGAGGCGAAACGCTATCTCAATTCCGTCGTGCAAGACTTCGCGCGCTCGCCCGAAGCCCGTCTGGCTAAAGAAGAATTAGCCAAATTAAAATAA
- the topA gene encoding type I DNA topoisomerase has translation MPTNNVKGKKLVIVESPTKQKTISKILGSDFIVRSSFGHVRDLPSHDMGVDIAHNFKPTYLPVERAKRLIKELETVAKNAPEIYLATDPDREGEAIAWHLVELLKLPKERYQRIYFHEITPAAIKESFAHARKIDENLVNAQQARRILDRIVGYKLSPLLWKKITSGLSAGRVQSVAVRLLTERAKEIAQFKQQPYWTLKAQFEKPNTQPLFWARLLKWQGKNVEQTKTYHLFAEDYKVKNTVFDTPETLALVNALLRQGPCTVTKIEKKAVKQKAKPPFITSLLQQDAYNKLGFASQKTMMLAQNLYEGITISGQTVGLITYMRTDSFNVSKLLQEQTKKFIASKYGEEFVPAKPNVFKSKVKGAQEAHESIHPTDVNRTPQSMKPYLTPDQYKLYELIWLRFVASQMADAVFNTVTVDIQAGPSDDCLLRAGGRTVKFPGYLSIYKDEEESENEETALLPELAEGDALTLKEIATKDHQTTPPPYYNEASLIKTLEKHGIGRPSTYAPTIKTILDRKYIARQPKSNKLVATELGITVTDSLKDFFKEIMDLSYTAGVEEKLDEVAEGGQQWVDLLNQFYTSFQRELDEADKGMQRPQAKETEEKCPICGKPMLLKTSRFGQYLVCSDKTCKGKVNLSKEGEKIAPEKTDEVCDKCGAPMVLRTGRRGKFLACSAYPKCKNTYSVDADGKKVVSSGPIVTDHICDKCGKKMVLRNSKRGYFLGCSGYPKCRNIVTISEEEIAKIKAQQNS, from the coding sequence ATGCCCACAAACAACGTGAAAGGAAAAAAATTAGTTATCGTAGAGTCTCCTACCAAACAAAAAACCATTAGCAAAATTTTGGGTAGCGATTTTATTGTACGTAGCTCTTTCGGCCATGTGCGGGATTTGCCCTCCCATGATATGGGAGTAGATATTGCCCACAATTTCAAACCCACCTATTTACCGGTGGAACGCGCCAAACGATTAATCAAAGAATTGGAAACCGTAGCTAAAAATGCGCCTGAAATTTACTTAGCTACCGACCCTGACCGCGAAGGAGAAGCCATTGCGTGGCACTTGGTAGAACTGTTAAAATTACCCAAAGAACGCTATCAGCGTATTTATTTCCATGAAATTACTCCTGCCGCTATCAAAGAATCGTTTGCGCATGCCCGCAAAATTGATGAAAATTTGGTAAATGCACAACAGGCACGACGCATTTTAGACCGGATTGTCGGATACAAATTATCCCCCCTCTTGTGGAAAAAAATTACTTCTGGTCTGTCGGCCGGACGGGTACAATCTGTAGCGGTACGATTACTCACGGAGCGCGCCAAAGAAATTGCCCAGTTTAAGCAACAGCCCTATTGGACACTAAAAGCACAATTTGAAAAACCCAATACACAACCGCTATTTTGGGCTCGCCTGTTAAAATGGCAAGGAAAAAATGTAGAACAGACCAAAACCTATCACCTGTTTGCAGAAGACTACAAGGTCAAAAATACTGTTTTTGATACGCCGGAAACCTTGGCGCTCGTAAACGCCTTGTTACGGCAGGGCCCCTGCACGGTAACTAAAATTGAAAAGAAAGCGGTTAAACAAAAAGCCAAACCCCCTTTTATTACCAGCTTACTGCAACAAGATGCCTATAACAAGCTCGGTTTTGCCTCTCAAAAGACCATGATGCTAGCGCAGAATTTGTATGAAGGTATTACGATTTCCGGCCAAACAGTAGGGTTGATTACTTATATGAGAACCGACTCTTTTAACGTATCTAAATTATTACAGGAACAAACCAAAAAATTTATTGCATCCAAGTACGGAGAAGAATTTGTACCGGCTAAACCCAATGTGTTTAAGAGCAAAGTCAAAGGAGCACAAGAAGCACACGAATCTATTCACCCGACCGATGTTAACCGTACTCCGCAAAGCATGAAGCCTTATTTAACACCGGATCAATATAAACTATATGAACTAATCTGGTTGCGTTTTGTGGCCAGCCAAATGGCCGATGCGGTATTTAATACGGTTACGGTGGATATTCAAGCGGGTCCTTCAGATGATTGTTTGTTACGCGCCGGCGGCAGAACGGTTAAATTCCCGGGATATTTGTCTATTTACAAAGACGAAGAAGAGTCTGAAAATGAAGAAACAGCTCTCTTGCCGGAACTGGCGGAAGGGGACGCTTTGACCTTAAAAGAAATTGCCACTAAAGACCATCAAACCACTCCGCCGCCGTATTACAATGAGGCCAGTTTGATTAAAACATTAGAAAAGCATGGTATCGGGCGTCCTTCCACCTATGCTCCTACTATCAAAACGATTTTAGACCGCAAATACATTGCCCGGCAGCCCAAAAGCAATAAGTTGGTAGCTACCGAGCTGGGTATTACAGTCACAGACAGTTTGAAAGACTTCTTCAAAGAAATTATGGACCTGTCTTATACGGCCGGTGTAGAAGAGAAATTGGACGAAGTGGCGGAAGGCGGACAGCAATGGGTGGACTTGCTCAATCAGTTTTATACCTCCTTTCAACGCGAATTAGACGAAGCCGATAAAGGTATGCAACGCCCGCAAGCCAAAGAGACGGAAGAAAAATGCCCTATTTGCGGAAAACCCATGTTGCTAAAGACCAGTCGTTTCGGGCAGTATTTAGTCTGTTCAGATAAGACGTGCAAAGGAAAAGTTAATTTAAGCAAAGAAGGCGAAAAAATTGCACCGGAAAAGACAGACGAAGTATGTGATAAATGCGGAGCCCCCATGGTCCTACGCACCGGACGGAGAGGAAAATTCTTAGCTTGTTCGGCCTATCCTAAATGCAAAAACACTTATTCGGTTGATGCCGACGGAAAGAAAGTGGTTTCCTCCGGTCCGATAGTGACCGATCATATTTGCGACAAATGTGGAAAGAAAATGGTGTTGCGTAATTCCAAACGGGGTTACTTTTTAGGTTGTTCCGGCTATCCAAAATGTCGTAACATTGTGACTATTTCTGAGGAAGAAATAGCGAAAATAAAAGCCCAACAAAATTCCTAA
- a CDS encoding thymidine kinase, translating into MFKKQGWIEVICGCMFSGKTEELIRRVRTALIAKQKVQLFNSKLDTRYGIGSIISHNQNKVDALCVKNSAEILPLIDKDTQVIAIDEVNFFDKGIIEVCEKLANQGKRVIVAGLDTDYRAEPFEVTAALLAKAEFVTKNHAVCTKCGNPATFTQRTTKDTKRIVVGTTDAYQARCRRCYKKPKEKKVTK; encoded by the coding sequence ATGTTTAAAAAGCAAGGCTGGATAGAAGTAATTTGCGGATGTATGTTTTCCGGTAAGACCGAAGAACTCATCCGCCGTGTGCGTACCGCGCTGATTGCTAAGCAAAAAGTACAGTTGTTTAATTCCAAGTTAGACACTCGCTATGGCATTGGCAGTATTATCAGTCACAACCAAAATAAAGTGGATGCGCTATGTGTCAAAAATTCCGCGGAAATTTTACCGCTGATTGATAAAGACACACAAGTCATAGCTATAGATGAAGTGAACTTTTTCGACAAAGGCATTATAGAAGTATGTGAAAAACTGGCCAATCAAGGCAAACGCGTCATTGTGGCCGGTTTGGATACCGATTACCGTGCCGAGCCCTTTGAAGTAACTGCCGCCCTGCTGGCTAAGGCAGAATTTGTCACCAAAAACCATGCGGTTTGCACCAAATGCGGCAACCCTGCCACTTTTACGCAACGCACCACGAAAGACACCAAGCGTATTGTAGTAGGCACCACAGACGCTTATCAAGCGCGTTGCCGCCGCTGTTATAAAAAACCCAAAGAAAAGAAAGTGACGAAATAG